In the Streptomyces sp. cg36 genome, one interval contains:
- a CDS encoding molybdopterin-dependent oxidoreductase: MSFHVDINGRPFEEEPRGGQCLRTYLRERGWFGVKKGCDAGDCGACTVHVDGEPVHSCLYPAVRAAGRAVTTVEGLAAPNGELHPVQQRFLDAQGYQCGFCTAGFLMTTAALEAERGTAHDDGKLDDLPRAFKGNICRCTGYRAVEDAVRGVRHVERPCAGEAVGRNVAAPAGPQVVTGTARYTFDVEVPGLLHLKLLRSPHPHARILAIDTTAALRVPGVVAVLTHEDAPATLYSSARHEHPTEDPDDTRVLDDVVRHVGQRVAAVVAESERAAEEGCRRIEVTYEVLPHVTDPEEAMRPGAPVVHAGKGPEVRIARVENNVAGEVHGEIGDVEQGFAAADVVYEETFRTQRVQHASLETHGCVAYFEPKEDGTGERLTVRSSTQTPFLTRRALCALYGLPHDEVRVVAGRVGGGFGGKQEMLTEDIVTLAALKLRRPVKLEYTRAEQFYGATTRHPFTIGIKVGARADGTLTAVRMRVVANTGAYGNHGPAVMFHSVGESFAVYRAPHKKVDAYSVYTNVVPAGAFRGYGLGQVTFAVESVMDELARRLGMDPLVFREKNIIGPGEAMHSPIGEEEDLHIASYGLDQCLSVVRRAIEEDRSAEKAPEGWLVGQGTGMAMIATGPPGGHYADARVTLLQDGTYDIAIGTAEFGNGTTTVHKQITAGALHTTEDRIAIRQSDTDVVRHDTGAFGSAGTVVAGKAVLLAATSLAERLRTLAARHTGVARHACVLGAEAVDCAGRLVTLKELYEAGHALGAADELAADGHWGGSPRSVAFNAQWFRIAVDPGTGEIRILRSVHAADAGKVMNPMQCRGQVEGGVAQALGATLFETVRIDERGEVTTAAFRRYRLPQYADVPRTEVHFTETADAIGPLGAKSMSESPFNPVAPAFANALRDATGIRFTELPVTRDRVWLALDRAARTVGG, from the coding sequence ATGAGCTTCCACGTCGACATCAACGGCAGGCCCTTCGAGGAGGAGCCGCGCGGCGGCCAGTGTCTGCGCACGTATCTGCGCGAGCGCGGCTGGTTCGGGGTGAAGAAGGGCTGCGACGCCGGGGACTGCGGCGCCTGCACCGTCCACGTGGACGGCGAGCCGGTGCACAGCTGCCTCTACCCTGCGGTGCGCGCGGCGGGCCGCGCGGTCACGACCGTGGAGGGCCTGGCCGCCCCGAACGGTGAACTCCACCCCGTCCAGCAGCGGTTCCTCGACGCGCAGGGATACCAGTGCGGGTTCTGCACGGCCGGATTCCTGATGACCACCGCGGCCCTGGAGGCCGAGCGGGGCACCGCGCACGACGACGGCAAACTGGACGACCTGCCGCGCGCCTTCAAGGGCAACATCTGCCGCTGCACCGGCTACCGGGCCGTCGAGGACGCCGTGCGCGGCGTCCGGCACGTCGAACGGCCCTGCGCGGGCGAGGCGGTGGGCCGCAACGTGGCCGCCCCGGCCGGACCGCAGGTCGTCACGGGCACCGCCCGCTACACCTTCGACGTCGAGGTCCCGGGCCTGCTGCACCTGAAGCTGCTGCGCTCACCGCATCCGCACGCCCGGATCCTCGCGATCGACACCACGGCCGCGCTGCGCGTCCCCGGGGTGGTCGCCGTCCTCACCCACGAGGACGCGCCGGCGACCCTGTACTCCTCCGCGCGGCACGAACACCCCACCGAGGACCCCGACGACACCCGGGTGCTGGACGACGTGGTGCGCCATGTCGGCCAGCGTGTCGCGGCCGTGGTCGCCGAGAGCGAACGGGCCGCCGAGGAGGGCTGCCGCCGCATCGAGGTCACCTACGAGGTGCTGCCCCATGTGACCGACCCGGAGGAGGCGATGCGGCCGGGCGCGCCCGTCGTCCACGCGGGCAAGGGTCCCGAGGTGCGCATCGCGCGGGTGGAGAACAACGTCGCGGGCGAGGTGCACGGCGAGATCGGCGACGTCGAGCAGGGTTTCGCGGCGGCCGACGTGGTGTACGAGGAGACCTTCCGCACCCAGCGGGTGCAGCACGCCAGCCTCGAAACCCACGGCTGCGTCGCCTACTTCGAGCCGAAGGAGGACGGCACCGGCGAGCGGCTCACCGTCCGGTCGTCCACCCAGACCCCGTTCCTGACCCGGCGGGCCCTGTGCGCGCTGTACGGGCTGCCGCACGACGAGGTGCGGGTGGTCGCGGGCCGGGTGGGCGGCGGCTTCGGCGGCAAGCAGGAGATGCTCACCGAGGACATCGTCACGCTGGCCGCGCTGAAGCTGCGGCGGCCGGTGAAGCTGGAGTACACCCGCGCCGAGCAGTTCTACGGGGCCACGACGCGCCACCCGTTCACGATCGGCATCAAGGTCGGGGCCCGCGCCGACGGCACGCTCACGGCGGTGCGGATGCGGGTGGTCGCCAACACCGGCGCGTACGGCAACCACGGACCGGCGGTGATGTTCCACAGCGTGGGCGAGTCCTTCGCCGTCTACCGCGCCCCGCACAAGAAGGTCGACGCCTACTCCGTCTACACCAACGTCGTGCCCGCGGGCGCCTTCCGGGGCTACGGCCTGGGCCAGGTCACCTTCGCCGTGGAGTCCGTCATGGACGAGCTGGCCCGCCGCCTCGGCATGGATCCGCTCGTCTTCCGCGAGAAGAACATCATCGGCCCGGGCGAGGCCATGCACAGCCCCATCGGGGAGGAGGAGGACCTGCACATCGCCTCCTACGGGCTCGACCAGTGCCTCTCCGTCGTGCGCCGGGCCATCGAGGAGGACCGCAGCGCGGAGAAGGCCCCCGAGGGGTGGCTGGTCGGGCAGGGCACGGGCATGGCGATGATCGCCACCGGGCCGCCCGGCGGCCACTACGCCGACGCCCGCGTCACCCTGCTCCAGGACGGCACGTACGACATCGCCATCGGCACCGCCGAGTTCGGCAACGGCACCACCACCGTCCACAAGCAGATCACCGCCGGGGCGCTGCACACCACCGAGGACCGGATCGCGATCCGGCAGTCCGACACCGACGTCGTGCGCCATGACACCGGAGCGTTCGGCTCCGCCGGCACGGTCGTCGCGGGCAAGGCCGTGCTGCTCGCCGCGACCTCCCTCGCGGAGCGCCTGCGCACGCTCGCCGCACGCCACACCGGTGTGGCGCGCCACGCGTGCGTACTGGGGGCCGAGGCCGTGGACTGCGCCGGACGGCTCGTCACCCTCAAGGAGCTGTACGAGGCGGGACACGCCCTCGGCGCGGCGGACGAGCTGGCGGCCGACGGCCACTGGGGCGGCTCGCCCCGCTCGGTCGCCTTCAACGCCCAGTGGTTCCGCATCGCCGTGGACCCGGGCACCGGCGAGATCCGGATCCTGCGCAGTGTCCACGCCGCCGACGCGGGCAAGGTCATGAACCCCATGCAGTGCCGGGGCCAGGTCGAGGGCGGGGTCGCGCAGGCCCTGGGCGCGACGCTCTTCGAGACCGTGCGGATCGACGAGCGGGGCGAGGTCACGACCGCGGCGTTCCGCCGCTACCGCCTCCCCCAGTACGCGGACGTGCCCCGCACCGAGGTCCACTTCACCGAGACCGCCGACGCCATCGGCCCGCTGGGCGCCAAGTCGATGAGCGAGAGCCCCTTCAACCCGGTCGCCCCCGCCTTCGCCAACGCCCTGCGCGACGCCACCGGCATCCGCTTCACCGAGCTGCCGGTCACCCGCGACCGGGTGTGGCTCGCCCTGGACCGGGCGGCCCGCACCGTTGGCGGATAG